The region GAATTCCTCCTAAATAAACTAAACTGGGCGGAACAGCTCTGTTTGAATCCCATAGAGGATGACAATTCACGAACAACATGTCTATATTATTGTAAAGTTCTTTAAGAGGTGGAATATCAGCACCAAAAATTCTTTTGATTACAGAATCTTGATGTATTTCTAACTTATCAATAATGTTTTCAAATCTGAATTGTGTGTacaattctttaattttatcccACATtgtcaaattatgtattttctgCCGAATTAATTCCGGATTTAGCAGACGATGGGCAGGCGCACCAAGAGTCTGCAGATTATTATAAACTGGAACCAAAGAGCTAAACTGTATCACAGGCACTTTATATATATGCGATAATGCTAAAGCTGGCTTTGCTATTCCCTCCAAAATTAACAGATCGTATGCTTTATCGTTCACAACACTTTTAACTTCATCGATGTTCATTTGTATTTCAAACAGATCAGTTAAGAGATCAAAAGCCACGTACATTTGGTTTATAATATCATCTGTATTACCACTAGTGATCGTTGCTTGCAAAAACGTTTCCCTCCAAATTTTATACGATACATCATGTATATCAAtttctgtaaaattatttagcgTTCCTTCTTTGGGAAATACTGGGTCTGTGGTTATAACTGTCACTTGATGTCCACGTTTTGCTAATTCTTGTATCAAAGGTCTAAAAACCACTTGGTGGCTTATTGATGGAGTTGGAAAAATGGCCAATATTTTAGCCGTTTCTAttcttacaataaatattaatactaaTACAACGCGAATCATAGCGAAGCCGGTTAGACTTGCCAGCCTTAGGACATAAACTAGAGTCAATTAGCATCTTCTAAGTCTTACAAGTATTCACAAGGCAATCAATATTACTGTGGCTAGACAACATGCAGGTAAAGTAAGCACAGAGCCGgcataattttagttttgaaaATGTTCAGTGttcatatgaaatattaaatttataataactataattaagatggtttaaaaaatatatataaccttAGATACATACACGAATAATTAAcgaagattttttatttattccaatgACAGTTCGTAATTTGTATTATAGCATtactaactaaatattttttcataagtaCTTATAGGCGAACACCGCTcaagatacataataataaagaagatTTCCATCTTGAACCCGATCGGAAATTTAACCCAAAATATCGCCGTATATTCAGATTACTACTAGACATCAGTAATGAAtactaaacttaaaataaaaatacctataacattTATGTTATTGGAGTATTCATTTTAAGATCTACCTTGTTTAATAACTATACTGATTTTAGAAAAAACAAGtcagtttcatttttattaacttacgtagaaatcaaaataagaatattaatatCTCATTAATTCAAAAGAAGAAAGATATGAGTAAGATATTGAGCGTCTTAGAAATGATGCATtggtaaaaaattaagacataCGTACATTTATAAGTCATACAATTTACAATTAGGTTACCGTTGAATaagaacaaagaaaaaaaatatgcatgctcttaaataaaattgcttaaaataattgtaaaataaattattaaattcgtACCTTTGGTAAAGCTTTTTGCGGCATCTTATGAATCCCTCCTAAATAAATGACACTAGGTGGCACTGGCCTGTTAGAGTCCCATATGGGATAAGCattcaaaaataacatatcGACATTATTATACAGCTCGCTAAGCGTAGGCGCATCTGGTCCTAACACTTTTTTAATCACAGCATTCTGTCTTACTTCACAACGATCAATTACCCTATCAAGTTTGAATTGCTTATACATTTCACTTATCTTTTCCCAAATCgttatgttattgattttctgACGAGTTATTTCGGGATACAAAATTCTATGAACGTGTCCACCTATCACttctaaattattatagaaagaaagaaacgAACTAATTTGAATCACTGGTGCTTTAAAAACATGAGAAAACAAAAGCGCGGGTCTCGAAACAGATTcggtaaatattaaatcaaatttacgttttttatcattaatcaGAGTTTTAACTTCTTCAGTTTCCATTTGAACTTCGAATATGTCTATTAAGAGATTGCTCATCATATCAATTTGATATTCCATATCGTTTGGGTTACCGCTTGTCATTGCTTTTGTCAACACTTTTTCTctccaaagtttgtaagataTTTCGTGCAAATCAATTTCTGTGAAGTTTGCTGGAGCTGTACTTTTAGAAAAGATAGGATCTGTTGTTATAACAACTACATCATGCCCCCGTTTTGCTAGTTCTTGAGTCAGAGGTCGTATTGGCACTTGATGACTTATTGATGGCGTAGGGATAACTACTAATATTCTTGCTGCTTTAATACTTAATACACAAATTAACAACACTACGAGACGGAACATATTTGATGTTTGGGACCTTGAATGTGTACTACCATTGGATCCGATTCAACTAACGTTTTATAGTAGCACAGTTATCTTATACTTAATGAGTTGTGATTGTCTTTAATATGCTATCTGTGTAGAGCAGATAAGAATTTTGagataaattactaaaattagATGTAATTAATGGATAATAGCAGAAGTTAGAAGCGCGTCTATTATTAAGTGATCAACGATATGAAGGCGATGtcgtaatattatttaagtatgtttcGCTATCTGTGATAACCTGTGATTTTGCACTATAATTGCGGCGTCATCGTTATCCAAGATGATCgtgaaaagtttttttatgtcgtgaaaatatcatatatttagattaaagaaaaaaaaattggggcCAATTAAGCAATagtagaatttaaaaaaaaatagaaattaaatggccactttttattaagttcgaaatactcgtatatatatagttctgaataatataagactattTAATCCGATTTCTTAAGTTCGAgaattatgtaattaaaatctaacTAAACAATGCTATTGCTTAATATACAGTATTATACATGCTGCCTAGTAAATTTGGAACTAAGACGATCTAGAAAACTTAGAGAGCAAACAGTATCGGCGTTCTCTTGCGAGTCTATGCTTCAGTTTGTGACATTCATTCGTTCTTTGCCTTCGTTCGAATAACGAAGTGATTGAGATTCACTTGGATTGGAGACACCGAGCAGCGAAGACATGTTCTAGTTTGCTGATTCATAATTGGAAAATTAAGTACTTCATAATCGATGATAAACCTAGGTAAGAAATGATACAGAAATGAATTTTTAGATTAGATAAAAGATTTGAACCAGGGACGCTCGAAAGATGATTCCAATCTCTTGGGAATTTCCAAAATTActcttcaatatatttttcgtgATGTCCATACACCACTAGCATTAATTTCTACACTAATATCATAAGGAGGAAGAAGGTATTTCAACGCAGATTAGTCAAATTCTTAAAAGAGTAAATGAATATACGAGTGATGTAATAAGATAACTTGTCTTTGGTCTTAAACGATTGCACTATCATCACTTATAATAAGGTAAAGGAACGTATACTATAGTTAAATTCGAATCAATCAACAGtggattaattattattaattttatagtagataattttataaattagtaaCTTGTGATcatctgaatcttaatttcaatatGTCTAGTCCGTAATAGAAAAAAGCCGTTTTATATTGTATGTCTAAATTGTATTTGGTCTCTGTGAAGTCCTATGTCAACCTAGGACCAAGACCCAGCAGAAATTagtaaagttaataaaaaaagcgaTTTCTTTGGAATGTCCATGGCTCTGGGTAAGAATTGCAACTTCGATTACTGGAAACTGAAAGTTTGATGATTTGAAAGTCATGATATTGTCCCTTATCGTAAGACCATTAGTTAGGATCAACActcatattcatattttatttttcattaacgCAAATACTGtgatttataatatgaatacGTTAATATCACTTACCTTAGGTAAATCTTTACGTGGAGTCTTATGAATGCCCCCTAAATACACAACGCTTGGTGGAACAGGTCTATTAGAATCCCATATAGGATGGGCattcaaaaataacatatcTACATTGTCATACAACTCGCTTAGAGACGGCGCATTTACACCCAATACCCTTTTGATTACAGCGTATTGCAGCGCTTCGgcattatcaattattttgtgcaatttatattcattatacatttcttttagcTTCTCATAATCTGTgatattattgattttttgaCGTGTCATTTcaggaaataaaatactatgaTCATATGCACCAACCACTTCtaagttattatatataggaCCAAATGAACTGATCAAAATAACCGgtactttataaatatgagAAAATAATATCGCAGGTCTAGCGCACGCCTCTAGAAATATCAAATCGAATTTCTGTTTTCTGTCATTGATTAaagttttaacattttccGCCTCCATTTGCatttcaaatatgtatgttgtgaGATTATATATCACTGAAATTTGAGATTCCAAATCATTTACACTTCCTGAATGTttagcatttataaatttttccttCCACAGTGTATAAGATAGATCATGTAAGTCAATTTCTgtgaaattattttgggcTTCTTCTTTAGTAAAAATAGGGTCTGTGGTAATAACTACTACATTATGGCCCCTTTTTGCTAATTCTTGAGACAATGGGCGAATTGGTAGTTGGTGACTTATTGATGGAGTAGGAATAACAAAAAGTATTCTTGCTGCTTCGATCACAAACACACAACTTATAATCACTATTAATCGAAACATGGTTAAAGACAACTACTTATAAGATCTTTACGATGATTACTAACTGACGACCACACGCTCACATTTTATATAGTTATCCTACTCTGAATACCTAGTACAAAGATAGGTcgctttattaattatcaatttatagATACGAGTATGATGTTAATCTTCTTTGCATGTTTCAACATGTCAATGAACACGTCACCAAATTGTAAATTCGGAACACCAAATTTACAATTTGGAACCGACtagtttttattgaattgaattgagataatactagcttttacgcGGGGCTTCACTCCCGTGGAACATTCCcgaaaaaaagtagcctaagTTACTCCCGAAAGTCTATTCCATATGCAAACCCAATTTAATTCGAATTGGTACAGCGATTTAGCTTTAATTTAAACCagaacagacagactttcgcattaataatattagtaaggcTACTAATTATTACGATATTTGTCAATTTAACCATTGTATATAATCAGTTTGCATTATCACTGAAAAGTAAATACAATAAGTTCCtactacattaaaaataataataatgatacatcataaatatttagtacAACAACAATTAGAGATAAACTTCTATATTTTTGTTCTACTTTTCTGAAAGATTTCTAACGAACacactatttatatatagtttagaaaaaaacatacctctggtaataattttattggattCTTATGAATTCCTCCCAAGTAAACCACACCAGGTGGTACAGGCCTGTTGGAATCCCAAAAAGGATGAACATTCAAGAACAACATATGCACATTTTCAGTTAATTCTTTGAACGTAGGCGCGTCTTCACCCAGAACCTTCCTTACTATAGAATGTTGTTTTACCTCAGCATCATCTAGTATCTTATGAAATCTGTATATCATATAAATTTCTCTCAGCCTCTCCCATGATGTTAAGTTATTGAGTTTTTGACTAAATGTTTCAGGATACAAAATTGGATGAACTGCAGCACCAATCACTTGTAAATTATCATAGATAGCAGGAAACGAACTTATTTGAATTACAGGCACTTTGTAAAtatgagaaaataataaagacgGTTTTGACACAGAttcagtaaatattaaatcgaAGCGCCTGTTgccttttataaaatttttaacttcaTTTGTTTCCATTTGCGCTTGAAAAACTTGTGTTTGAATATCCCAAAACACAGTTATTTGATGTAAAGAATTATCAGCGCTTCCACTTGTAACGTCTGCGTTCAAAACTGCTTCTCTCcaaattttgtaagaaatatCATGCAAATCTATTTCTGTAAAATTTGCTGGAGCACCACCTTCTGGGTATATGGGGTCTGTTGTTATAACAACAACATCATGTCCACGTCTTGCTAGTTCTTGAGATAAAGGTCTGATCGGCACTTGATGACTAATCGATGGTGAAGGAATCACGAATAATATCCTTGATGCATGTAGTCCAAAAACACAGTTCAAAATCACTAGAAAACGTAACATGTTTAAAATTTGAGCCTTAGATAAGTACTAGTAATAAGAGTGGATTTCCGcatcttttatattaaactgtccgttttttaagtttttacacaatatttacaaatattatgaaatacataaattgtagCTCGCACTATTTAAAGGTTACGTAATGTGAGACAGCATGCTCGCAAAAGATAGTGTCATTACTGACTTATCGTAGCAACACTGAATACCGTCTCTAAACGCGATATGTCCGACGATTATAATTAGCACATTTTTTGTGCGACTGCCGATATAACGACGTGACGACAACGAGTGCGAGAGAATTTAATGTTTGATTGTTCAGCTTTCCTTgcgtacatataataacgttttTATTCCTCACGGgctaaacagagccaacagtctcgaaaaaactaaaaagccacgttaagctgtattCCAGAATGATTTATATAGGTTGCAAGGTCATCGCGTAAGAGAAGAATgatcattttcttatataatttactttatattaaaagtatattaCAAGTGACTTCCGTTAAGCAAGCAAGCATTACAGTCGTAAAAAATTAGTCAAAACACATCCATTTTGTTCAGCTGTGTTTGAAACGATAACTAAATTTAGACGGattctttgttttaaaaattctgtaTTTTTAGCGTGatagaaatgtaaaaatatcacgATTATCTGATCGACCTCCGTCATTTTAGCGTTATCTCTTAAATCAAGGGCTTATGTTATCTTCAAGGTTCCTACGACAGACAAGGAAATGTGCGGCGGCTAGgttttttattcatgttaATGAGGACTTGGACTGGACTTCATGTGAACTcataaattgtgtttttttactttttaagtcAAAAGTTGCTTCACATCATCGATTGCTAGTAGAATCAAGTGGGCAATTTGTTTAGACCttctgatatatatttatttataaagaaccAATATCACTAATAAATGATATACATGCTATAAGACAATAGAACAATTAAGAACAAATAGCTGAATTAACAAATAGTATTTAGTAATAGTCAGTAGCTTTGCTGACGATAGATAGATATTGAATCTATTTCAAAATGTTATCCTTATCAGATTTTACGCAATGACAAATATTCGaactattaattaatacacAATAAGACATACCTCGGGTAATTTTTTCGATGGATTCTTGTGAATTCCTCCCAAGTAAACAACACCGGGCGGTACCGGCCTGTTCGAGTCCCACAAAGGATGAGCGTTCAAGAACAACATATGCACATTCTCAGCTAATTCTTCGAACGTAGGCGCATCTTCTCCTAGAACCTTCCTTACAACAGCATGTTGTTTTTCCTCAGCATTATCAATTATCTTATGAAatctgtatattttataaatttctctCATCTTGTCCcataatgttaaattattcgttttttgACTAAATGTTTCAGGGTACAAAATTGGATGACTTTCAGCACCGATaacttgtaaattattataaatagcgGGGAACGTACTTATCTGAATCACAGGTACTTTGAAAAtatgagaaaataataaagccGGTTTTGATAAAGATTCAGTGAATATTAAATCGAAGTGTGTGTTgccattaattaaattttttacttcATCAGTTTCCATTTGGGCTTCTAGAACGTCTGCTATGATATCAGAAAATATAGTTATCTGATATTCGGCTTTATCAGCGCTTCCACTTGCAGTTTCTGCATTCAACACAAGATCTCTCCAAATGTTGTAAGATACATCATGTACATCTATTTCTGTGAAATTTGCTGGAGCACCACCTTTAGGGTATATAGGATCTGTTGTTATTACAACAACATCATGTCCACGTCTTGCTAATTCTTGAGATAAAGGTCTGATCGGCACTTGATGGCTTATTGATGGTGTTGGAATCACGAATAATATTCTTGATGCATTGAGTCCAAACACACAGTTTAAAATCACAAGTGAACGTAACATGTTAATAATGTATGAGCCTTTGACATGTAATACTATACTGAGTAGATTTGCCTCATCTTTTATATTAACACTCGAAAACATTATGAATgaaatacttacaaacatCTTATCTATGTAGATAAAATAACTCTTATACATAATTAGTTTTGGCTCTCAAATTTATCCGATTATTTGGTTAGACTttcttacataatatttacatatattatgaaatttacAAAGGACACTTAAATTAAAGCTTGCTCGCAACAAGAAGATTGTTTATGGTATCCTTATCTGCCCCGTATTATGGCACGCGCGGCGCTTTTAATTCGCGCAAAAaaatatcgctgtttcgcttttttttattttatttatttatttatttatttactaatttatgtacacagaaaacatcgagactgataaacacaagaaacaaaattacaaaggttatttgcttatttcaaaagaaatctcttccagcagacccgagataggaaacatgatggaaagggtgacaggcgtgtactccactcacacaactaataatagacatacataaacaaataagtacatatataaaatataataaaatacatatataaatacaaaataataaacttacataaaatatgtacaatatataccaaattagCAAAGCTTGGaaaggtaataattttttattaattttttaaattgggacAGTGATTTAGAGTCACGTATCTCGGGAGGCAGTGAGTTCCACAATCTAACAGCACGGACAGAGAAGGAGTTGGAGAAAGTGGCCGTACGATGCGTAGGGAATTTAAGCATGGTCCTACGATGAGACCTGCATGGAGTATCGACAGGACAAGCAAAGGTGAAGCGGTTGCGCAgatatgacgtgaaacgggagagcaatagtttttcgcgcgatataatcggcgtcgcgcgtgcctaTGCTACGGAGGCAGGTCATATTTCTTTATCTATTAATTGTGCTgtgatgaatatttaaattatgttaaataatttgatatatagattttctttttccttcCAAGCTTCAAAGCGaaactagaatagaatagaatagatttattttcaaaactagaggccgcccgcgacttcgtccgcatggaaaccctatcaatcccgcgggaactctgggataaaaagtagcctatgtgttattctgggtcttcagctacctacataccaaatttcatggtaatcggttcagtagtttttgcgtgaaagagtaacaaacatccatacatccatacaaactttcgcctttataatagtagtaggattggatacaaggtatcacttattgacgtcacatcacttaaatctaattataactactaaacTATATCATAGATTTATCTTTCTTACTGCCACTGaccacataaaaaaatataaataaaatacaaggcAGGAGACCATATCACATTTGAAgcaaggaaaaaataattgatatagGTATTAAGTACTATAAAGTATATCAGTCAAATTTTGAGACGGGCTttaagagaaataaaatacctataaggatgaaatttaaaacacaTTAAGAGTTGTAGGAGGCCTCCATATATTTGGTAGACGGCCCACGTCTATCAAATATATTGTGGAGGTGTTGTGGGAACTTCgtgatatcatttattttaatttgaacagCTCATTATTTGTTGTACTATTAAGTTACTAATGCGATGTCTTACGACAATtccttattaaattaatttatacaaatataaattttaatattttaacatattttaatttaaagtatttatatcGTTAACCTTTAATTACAAAAGTATTAtgaactagctgttgcccgcgacttcgtccgcgtaaatttcgagttgtcAGAtagagacagacaaaaaattaaaaaaaaaaatattattatcggttcagtactttcggagataatcgtgatcatacatacagatacaCAGGCAgacaagaaatttaaaaaatatatttttctttctattacTCATTGAAGTGTCCCTCtttccatttcagtcaaaaatactaaatgtgcagacaaaatatttttactgtttttttatatgtacctatcgATTTTACCTTCAATGTTTGTTGCTTAAACACTTAACATTTTACATTGAATTTTTAAGCGATTAAAATCGATCGATTCGATAATTGACAGTAATAACGTGGTGATAACATTTATCGATCACTGTAATGAAGTTACGATCCGTTCTACGTTACtgattacaaataattatcattaatataaaattaataataaaacatttgggtcactaaat is a window of Amyelois transitella isolate CPQ chromosome 26, ilAmyTran1.1, whole genome shotgun sequence DNA encoding:
- the LOC106131997 gene encoding UDP-glycosyltransferase UGT5 isoform X5, with protein sequence MFRLIVIISCVFVIEAARILFVIPTPSISHQLPIRPLSQELAKRGHNVVVITTDPIFTKEEAQNNFTEIDLHDLSYTLWKEKFINAKHSGSVNDLESQISVIYNLTTYIFEMQMEAENVKTLINDRKQKFDLIFLEACARPAILFSHIYKVPVILISSFGPIYNNLEVVGAYDHSILFPEMTRQKINNITDYEKLKEMYNEYKLHKIIDNAEALQYAVIKRVLGVNAPSLSELYDNVDMLFLNAHPIWDSNRPVPPSVVYLGGIHKTPRKDLPKDLKAYLDSSKHGVIYISYGTNVSPSALPAEKIQMLARVFSRLPYDVLWKWDKDELPGKPKNVKISKWLPQSDLLRHPKLKVFITQGGLQSTDEAIDAGVPLIGMPMLGDQWFNVENYVKHGIGVRLDMDTLTEEKFQNAIEKVINDQSYRQNIIKLRDLINDQPQSPLERAVWWTEHILRHGGGRHLRSPAANISWTQYYEVELITYLLAGLLLVLVIFATVIIYTVRFVSQIINSNSKLKSKEL
- the LOC132903412 gene encoding UDP-glucosyltransferase 2-like, whose product is MIRVVLVLIFIVRIETAKILAIFPTPSISHQVVFRPLIQELAKRGHQVTVITTDPVFPKEGTLNNFTEIDIHDVSYKIWRETFLQATITSGNTDDIINQMYVAFDLLTDLFEIQMNIDEVKSVVNDKAYDLLILEGIAKPALALSHIYKVPVIQFSSLVPVYNNLQTLGAPAHRLLNPELIRQKIHNLTMWDKIKELYTQFRFENIIDKLEIHQDSVIKRIFGADIPPLKELYNNIDMLFVNCHPLWDSNRAVPPSLVYLGGIHKNPHKDLPKVVFIDILTNKNNFW
- the LOC106131997 gene encoding UDP-glycosyltransferase UGT5 isoform X4, which codes for MLRFLVILNCVFGLHASRILFVIPSPSISHQVPIRPLSQELARRGHDVVVITTDPIYPEGGAPANFTEIDLHDISYKIWREAVLNADVTSGSADNSLHQITVFWDIQTQVFQAQMETNEVKNFIKGNRRFDLIFTESVSKPSLLFSHIYKVPVIQISSFPAIYDNLQVIGAAVHPILYPETFSQKLNNLTSWERLREIYMIYRFHKILDDAEVKQHSIVRKVLGEDAPTFKELTENVHMLFLNVHPFWDSNRPVPPGVVYLGGIHKNPIKLLPEDLKAYLDSSKHGVIYISYGTNVSPSALPAEKIQMLARVFSRLPYDVLWKWDKDELPGKPKNVKISKWLPQSDLLRHPKLKVFITQGGLQSTDEAIDAGVPLIGMPMLGDQWFNVENYVKHGIGVRLDMDTLTEEKFQNAIEKVINDQSYRQNIIKLRDLINDQPQSPLERAVWWTEHILRHGGGRHLRSPAANISWTQYYEVELITYLLAGLLLVLVIFATVIIYTVRFVSQIINSNSKLKSKEL
- the LOC106131997 gene encoding UDP-glycosyltransferase UGT5 isoform X1, coding for MYKSYFIYIDKMFVSISFIMFSSVNIKDEANLLSIVLHVKGSYIINMLRSLVILNCVFGLNASRILFVIPTPSISHQVPIRPLSQELARRGHDVVVITTDPIYPKGGAPANFTEIDVHDVSYNIWRDLVLNAETASGSADKAEYQITIFSDIIADVLEAQMETDEVKNLINGNTHFDLIFTESLSKPALLFSHIFKVPVIQISTFPAIYNNLQVIGAESHPILYPETFSQKTNNLTLWDKMREIYKIYRFHKIIDNAEEKQHAVVRKVLGEDAPTFEELAENVHMLFLNAHPLWDSNRPVPPGVVYLGGIHKNPSKKLPEDLKAYLDSSKHGVIYISYGTNVSPSALPAEKIQMLARVFSRLPYDVLWKWDKDELPGKPKNVKISKWLPQSDLLRHPKLKVFITQGGLQSTDEAIDAGVPLIGMPMLGDQWFNVENYVKHGIGVRLDMDTLTEEKFQNAIEKVINDQSYRQNIIKLRDLINDQPQSPLERAVWWTEHILRHGGGRHLRSPAANISWTQYYEVELITYLLAGLLLVLVIFATVIIYTVRFVSQIINSNSKLKSKEL
- the LOC106131997 gene encoding UDP-glycosyltransferase UGT5 isoform X3, with amino-acid sequence MFRLVVLLICVLSIKAARILVVIPTPSISHQVPIRPLTQELAKRGHDVVVITTDPIFSKSTAPANFTEIDLHEISYKLWREKVLTKAMTSGNPNDMEYQIDMMSNLLIDIFEVQMETEEVKTLINDKKRKFDLIFTESVSRPALLFSHVFKAPVIQISSFLSFYNNLEVIGGHVHRILYPEITRQKINNITIWEKISEMYKQFKLDRVIDRCEVRQNAVIKKVLGPDAPTLSELYNNVDMLFLNAYPIWDSNRPVPPSVIYLGGIHKMPQKALPKDLKAYLDSSKHGVIYISYGTNVSPSALPAEKIQMLARVFSRLPYDVLWKWDKDELPGKPKNVKISKWLPQSDLLRHPKLKVFITQGGLQSTDEAIDAGVPLIGMPMLGDQWFNVENYVKHGIGVRLDMDTLTEEKFQNAIEKVINDQSYRQNIIKLRDLINDQPQSPLERAVWWTEHILRHGGGRHLRSPAANISWTQYYEVELITYLLAGLLLVLVIFATVIIYTVRFVSQIINSNSKLKSKEL